Proteins from a genomic interval of Dendropsophus ebraccatus isolate aDenEbr1 chromosome 6, aDenEbr1.pat, whole genome shotgun sequence:
- the LOC138794882 gene encoding actin-like protein 6A isoform X2, with amino-acid sequence MRWEPWSLILVPFRYVLAMQGRTVLREDGSTPMETDGEQNKARGPTYYIDTNSLRVPRENMEAFSPLKNGMIEDWDSFQAILDHTYKMHIKSEASLHPVLMSEAAWNTRAKREKLTELMFEHYNIPAFFLCKTAVLTAFANGRSTGLILDSGSTHTTAIPVHDGYVLQQGIVKSPLAGDFITMQCRELFQEMNVDLIPPYMIASKEPVREGAPANWKRKEKLPQVTRSWHNYMCSSVIQDFQASALQVSDSTYDEQVAAQMPTVHYEFPNGYNCDFGAERLKIPEGLFDPSNVKGLSGNTMLGVSHVVTTSVGMCDIDIRPGLYGSVIVAGGNTLLQGFTDRLTRELSQKTPPSMRLKLIANNTTVERRFSSWIGGSILASLGTFQQMWISKQEYEEGGKQCVERKCP; translated from the exons GGAAGATGGAAGCACACCTATGGAGACAGATGGTGAACAGAACAAAGCAAGAGGTCCAACATACTACATAGATACCAATTCACTCAGGGTCCCACGGGAAAACATGGAGGCCTTTTCACCACTCAAGAACGGAATGA TTGAAGATTGGGACAGCTTTCAAGCCATTTTAGACCATACCTACAAAATGCACATTAAGTCAGAGGCTAGTTTGCATCCTGTTTTGATGTCCGAGGCAGCT tggaATACAAGGGCAAAACGAGAGAAATTGACAGAACTTATGTTTGAGCATTATAATATTCCAGCGTTTTTCCTCTGCAAAACTGCAGTTCTCACAGC CTTTGCTAATGGTCGATCTACGGGTCTGATTTTGGATAGTGGATCCACACATACTACAGCCATTCCAGTACATGATGGATATGTACTTCAGCAAG GGATTGTAAAATCCCCTCTGGCTGGAGATTTCATTACTATGCAATGTAGAGAATTATTTCAAGAGATGAATGTGGACTTGATCCCGCCGTACATGATTGCATCGAAG GAGCCAGTACGGGAGGGAGCTCCAGCTAATTGGAAGAGAAAAGAGAAGCTACCTCAGGTCACACGTTCTTGGCACAATTACATGTGCAGT TCTGTAATACAGGATTTCCAAGCATCTGCTCTCCAAGTTTCAGATTCCACCTACGACGAGCA GGTGGCAGCACAGATGCCTACTGTCCACTACGAGTTTCCAAATGGTTATAACTGCGACTTTGGAGCAGAACGTCTAAAAATTCCAGAAGGGTTGTTTGACCCTTCAAATGTTAAG ggttTGTCTGGTAATACTATGCTTGGTGTCAGTCATGTTGTAACTACAAGTGTTGGAATGTGTGACATTGATATCAGGCCG GGATTGTATGGCAGCGTGATTGTTGCTGGAGGGAATACCTTGTTACAAGGCTTTACAGACAGGCTGACTCGAGAACTCTCACAAAAGACTCCACCG AGCATGAGGTTAAAGCTGATTGCAAATAACACGACAGTAGAGCGAAGGTTTAGTTCTTGGATTGGTGGTTCTATCCTCGCCTCTCTG GGCACATTCCAGCAGATGTGGATTTCTAAACAGGAATATGAAGAAGGAGGAAAACAGTGTGTGGAAAGAAAATGTCCTTAG
- the LOC138794882 gene encoding actin-like protein 6A isoform X1, whose amino-acid sequence MSGGVYGGDEVGALVFDIGSFSVRAGYAGEDCPKVDFPTTIGVVLDREDGSTPMETDGEQNKARGPTYYIDTNSLRVPRENMEAFSPLKNGMIEDWDSFQAILDHTYKMHIKSEASLHPVLMSEAAWNTRAKREKLTELMFEHYNIPAFFLCKTAVLTAFANGRSTGLILDSGSTHTTAIPVHDGYVLQQGIVKSPLAGDFITMQCRELFQEMNVDLIPPYMIASKEPVREGAPANWKRKEKLPQVTRSWHNYMCSSVIQDFQASALQVSDSTYDEQVAAQMPTVHYEFPNGYNCDFGAERLKIPEGLFDPSNVKGLSGNTMLGVSHVVTTSVGMCDIDIRPGLYGSVIVAGGNTLLQGFTDRLTRELSQKTPPSMRLKLIANNTTVERRFSSWIGGSILASLGTFQQMWISKQEYEEGGKQCVERKCP is encoded by the exons GTAGATTTTCCCACAACAATTGGTGTTGTACTTGACAGGGAAGATGGAAGCACACCTATGGAGACAGATGGTGAACAGAACAAAGCAAGAGGTCCAACATACTACATAGATACCAATTCACTCAGGGTCCCACGGGAAAACATGGAGGCCTTTTCACCACTCAAGAACGGAATGA TTGAAGATTGGGACAGCTTTCAAGCCATTTTAGACCATACCTACAAAATGCACATTAAGTCAGAGGCTAGTTTGCATCCTGTTTTGATGTCCGAGGCAGCT tggaATACAAGGGCAAAACGAGAGAAATTGACAGAACTTATGTTTGAGCATTATAATATTCCAGCGTTTTTCCTCTGCAAAACTGCAGTTCTCACAGC CTTTGCTAATGGTCGATCTACGGGTCTGATTTTGGATAGTGGATCCACACATACTACAGCCATTCCAGTACATGATGGATATGTACTTCAGCAAG GGATTGTAAAATCCCCTCTGGCTGGAGATTTCATTACTATGCAATGTAGAGAATTATTTCAAGAGATGAATGTGGACTTGATCCCGCCGTACATGATTGCATCGAAG GAGCCAGTACGGGAGGGAGCTCCAGCTAATTGGAAGAGAAAAGAGAAGCTACCTCAGGTCACACGTTCTTGGCACAATTACATGTGCAGT TCTGTAATACAGGATTTCCAAGCATCTGCTCTCCAAGTTTCAGATTCCACCTACGACGAGCA GGTGGCAGCACAGATGCCTACTGTCCACTACGAGTTTCCAAATGGTTATAACTGCGACTTTGGAGCAGAACGTCTAAAAATTCCAGAAGGGTTGTTTGACCCTTCAAATGTTAAG ggttTGTCTGGTAATACTATGCTTGGTGTCAGTCATGTTGTAACTACAAGTGTTGGAATGTGTGACATTGATATCAGGCCG GGATTGTATGGCAGCGTGATTGTTGCTGGAGGGAATACCTTGTTACAAGGCTTTACAGACAGGCTGACTCGAGAACTCTCACAAAAGACTCCACCG AGCATGAGGTTAAAGCTGATTGCAAATAACACGACAGTAGAGCGAAGGTTTAGTTCTTGGATTGGTGGTTCTATCCTCGCCTCTCTG GGCACATTCCAGCAGATGTGGATTTCTAAACAGGAATATGAAGAAGGAGGAAAACAGTGTGTGGAAAGAAAATGTCCTTAG